ACCTAGTGCATCACGGATTCTTCAGTAAGTACTCCAGCACGTCCCCATGCGCATTTGGGGCCCCCGCCAGAAACGGCACCTTCGCGCCTGTGTAAGCCGTCAGGTCGTACGGCCAGATTGGCTTGCCATCCAAACCCGTCACCACCCCGCCAGCGGCCAGCACGATGGCGCAGGGCGCAACCGCGTCCCAGAGTTTGCCGTTGACGGTGATGGCGGCGTGGGCGACGCCGGCGGCGACCTGGATGGCCTCGATGGCGGCCGAGCCGAGCATGCGCGTCTTCCAGGTCGTCTGCCCGATGAAATTGCACGCCCACTGCGGGCAGCGGCCGGCCTTGTCGATCAGGTTGCTCGTGACCATGATCATCGCGGCGTCGTCCAACCGGCGCTCGGTGGCGCGAATGGGGTGGCCGTTGAGCGTGGCGCCTTCGTCAACGATGCCAGCGTACATCTCGTCGCGCGTCACGTCGTACACCACGCCCAGCACCGGTCGGCCGGCGTCCATTAAGCCGATGCAGACGGCGAACGCGCCCAGGCCGGCGATGAAGTTGTTGGTGCCGTCGATCGGGTCGATCACCCAGTTGCGGCCAGCGGGATTCGGGATGATCGCGGTGATCGCGTCGCCGGCGTCGGATTCCTCACCGATGATGCCGTCGGTCGGGAAGCGCTGGCGCAAACCGTCGACGATGTATCGCTGGGTCGCGCGGTCGGCGACGGTGACGGCCTCGTCGGTCGTGGTGGCGTGGGTCTTGGTCAGCCGATCGACCTTCCCGTAATGGCTCAGCGCCACGCTGCCCGCGCCGCGCGCCAACTCCACGATGTACGACAGGTCATTCGAAAGCGACATGCCCCGCACGATAGGCCGCAGGCCGTCGCTTGGCAACGCGATGCATTGGGACGCGTGATGTTGCGCGCCAAGCACGCCAAGAAGCCAAGGGCGCCAAGTAGTAAGCACGTCAGGGAAGATACTGGTCTGAAGCGATACATTCGACGATTGGAGGCCGACCTGCTTAGTTTGGATCTTCTTGGCGCTCTTGGCGTACTTGGAGACTTGGCGCGATGCATTCGATGATCAGAAGGCCTAAGCGCTTCCCAATCGCACCATCGGATTTACAATCGCGCACGCAGTTCGCGTGACCCATGCCGACTTCGCTCCCCCCAACCGCCGCGTCCGAGTTCGTCTCCGGCACGGAGATCCACGGGCCGAGCGTGAACCCGCGCGTGGAGTTTCGTATCGCGCGAATCGCGCTCTTCGTCGCGATCGCGCTGCTGGTCACAAAGTTCACCGCGTACGCGATCACGGGCTCGGCGGCGATCTTTTCCGACGCGCTGGAAAGCGTCGTGAACGTCGCGGCGGCCATCATGGCGATCTGGGCGCTGGCGGTGGCGCATCGGCCGGCGGACCAGTCGCATCCGTACGGGCATGGCAAGGTGGAGTTCATCGGCGCCGCGCTCGAGGGCGGCATGATCCTGCTGGCCGCCGTCGCGGGCGCGTTGAAGGCGATCGACGTGCTGCTGCGCAGCCCACCCGTCTCGCCGAAGTTAGACGCGGGCCTGGCACTGATGGCGGCGGCCTTGGTCGTCAACGGGGTGCTGGGCGCGGCGCTCGTGCGAATGGGTCGGCGGCGCGGATCGCTCGTGCTGGAAGCCGATGGCCGGCATCTATTGAGCGACGCGCTGACGAGCGTGGTCGCGGTGGCGTCGCTGTGGATGGTGCGTTGGACGGGCAAGGCGTGGATCGACCCGCTGGGCGGCCTGATCGTGTCGGTTTGGATCGCAGTGGTCGGCGTCTCGTTGATCCGCCGGAGCGTCGCCGGGCTGATGGACCAGACCGACCCGGCCGACGATGCGCTGCTGCGGCGCATCATCAACCGGCACATCGGCGACGGTGCGAACGAGCCGCGCGTCTGCAGCTTCCACAAGCTACGCCACCGCCATAGCGGCAGATATCACTGGGTCGACTTCCACCTGAAGGTGCCGGCCGACTGGGACATCCAACGTGCCCACGAGGTCGCCAGCGCCATCGAGTACGAGATCGAGTTGGCCCTCGTCCACGGCAACGCGACGGCGCACGTGGAGCCGTGCGGCGAACGGGGCTGCGGGCAGTGCAGTGCTTCCCGCTAGTCGGCCGATGGATGCCTAACATTTTTGCGGGGCATCGAACGTAACATGGGCGTCTCGCCCATGCCCGTGGATCGCATTAGAGACTTGATTAGTGGCAACTCGCTTCGACTGAGCAGTTGCCACTAAGCAAATCA
Above is a genomic segment from Tepidisphaeraceae bacterium containing:
- a CDS encoding inositol monophosphatase, whose translation is MSLSNDLSYIVELARGAGSVALSHYGKVDRLTKTHATTTDEAVTVADRATQRYIVDGLRQRFPTDGIIGEESDAGDAITAIIPNPAGRNWVIDPIDGTNNFIAGLGAFAVCIGLMDAGRPVLGVVYDVTRDEMYAGIVDEGATLNGHPIRATERRLDDAAMIMVTSNLIDKAGRCPQWACNFIGQTTWKTRMLGSAAIEAIQVAAGVAHAAITVNGKLWDAVAPCAIVLAAGGVVTGLDGKPIWPYDLTAYTGAKVPFLAGAPNAHGDVLEYLLKNP
- a CDS encoding cation diffusion facilitator family transporter: MPTSLPPTAASEFVSGTEIHGPSVNPRVEFRIARIALFVAIALLVTKFTAYAITGSAAIFSDALESVVNVAAAIMAIWALAVAHRPADQSHPYGHGKVEFIGAALEGGMILLAAVAGALKAIDVLLRSPPVSPKLDAGLALMAAALVVNGVLGAALVRMGRRRGSLVLEADGRHLLSDALTSVVAVASLWMVRWTGKAWIDPLGGLIVSVWIAVVGVSLIRRSVAGLMDQTDPADDALLRRIINRHIGDGANEPRVCSFHKLRHRHSGRYHWVDFHLKVPADWDIQRAHEVASAIEYEIELALVHGNATAHVEPCGERGCGQCSASR